The window CACAACATTGATTTAATCCTTTTTCTTCTGGGCCAAGCCACACAAAAAGGCTGTCGTGAagaattttcttaaattttccgCTGGGTTTTTCATGCCGTTTCCCGCTCGTTTTCCGTTTTTCCCGTCGCCCAAGGAGCGTCAACGTCCTTGGCATTATCATGAATATTTGCCTTCGCCTCCATTCAGTGCGTTCGATACATTTCCATTTGCTGATTTGAAGCTCCTTGCTGCTCCTTTTCGCTTTTCCAgctcttcctttttttttgtaccccGATTTTCCGTTTTCCGCTCGCTTAGGTCAGGTTGGTTGAGCTTCTTTTTTCGCTTCTTTATGGAAGGATTTTGGAAAGGGGCAAGTTCCAATTATGTTTTTATGCTAGGTTGTGCGGTAAGCAATATTTGTTCAAGTATCCTTTACGGATTTTGGCCAGTAATAATAAAATGGGGCCTGCAATGAAAAGAAATATGTATcagaatttattttaatttaaatcatCAGTTCCTGGAAGTTAAAAAAGCCTTTTCTTTTGATGCATTTTCCCTCCaacacataaaattaaaatgtaattttcgaaccagaaaatttcaatttaaatgaataaacaaaGCCATTTTGGGCCAACTTACCATACATTCTCTTCCAATTGAATGCCCGCTTCTAGCTGAAAAACATTTGTAACAATTGTATCCCGCTTTAGGATACGAAATGAAGTGCAGCACAAAGTCTAAAGTCCAGACGACTCTTCTTTAGTGGCAATAACATTTCCCTTAAAATTGAgagccaaaataaaaaagtaacagaaaataaaaggcgaaaaaaacaacaaattgcTTGGTTGTTGTCTGTTTTCTTTTGCTGACTTGATGAAAGTTTATCTGCTGCGAGCTGCGGGCCAAAAAGGAGCAAGGACCAAAGTTGAGATACAAGGATACAACAGGCCAACAACACGAAAAAAAAGTCGAATAATTGAACGCACTTCACGCAGATGTTGTCGCTTGGTGCTGAGCTTGGGCCAGAAGGATGTGTTGTGTCCTGGTGCCTCCTGcggaaattataatttatatttggGCTTTTTCCCCGACCTCCgtgtacattttttttaatatcgccACCTCTCGTGCTCCGgtcttcttttttattttgattaaaatgcatattaaatatttggcaagcaaacaaacaaatataaaaaacacagaaatgtatcaaataaaatataaaaaaaaaacaatacacataaaaaatataatataaataatttccgGCTACCGTCTGAATTTATTTCCCGCTGTGGGTCTTGCTTCCTTCCGTCCGTACGATAAACTATATGTGTACCAACCCATATCCCTACATAATACacattcatatatatattgagCTACGATCTGACCCGAACTTGCTGAAAATCCTTCGCTGAGTATGCAAGGACatataaaaatacacaaaCAATGAAAACTCTTCCTCGTTTTTGGGTTTATTTACATGGGTGTGAGATGGGGGAGGAATAGGACCAACAGGAAGCAGTAAATGTTTTGATTTATATTGGAAATTGAGGATTCTGTGACCGACCCTATTTTATTACCAATTTTTGGGTCTCATATCTTTAATCGATATCTCTTGAGGCAGTCCGGGGGCAATTTATTTATGTCCGATTAAAACCAAAATCATTATCATCTTTCttaaattcaatatttttaagacACTTTAAGGGACATGCTGGACCTGTAGTGTTTTGTATCCTCAATTTGAGCAACAATCTTTTATCCTTGCATTAAAAAGCGAAACAAGAGGAAAAGTGCATAAAATACGTGCACACAATTCAAATGAAATAAGaggaaaatatgaaaattggAGAATGCCGGAATGTAGAATACAGAATAAAGAATGTTGGGTGAAAAAAATGTGGCAAGAAAAGGGAAAAGCCGGAGAGGAAATTCCGTTTCATTTTACTGGAAATTACTGTGGGGAATGGGTGGCCGGCGGGCAACGGCCAACCCAACGGCAAGACAAGACGACGTTGACATCCAATATCCTTATTGTTGGGCAGCGGAATTTATGGCTAACAAAGTCGTTAAGTAGGCTAAAGTGTGTGGCAGAAACTACTCAAACTGCAACTGGATGTGCAACTGCATCTGACTGCAGATGAGTGCCGAGTAAATGGCCGAGTCAGGGTCGAGCAACTTGAGGCTAATGAGGTCATCAAGTAGGGTCTAGTTCGCCTTGTTCGTGGTTACGAAATTGATTTTTGAGTACAGGTGGTAGTCTGATTGAGGCACTTGATTAATGGTCCCTGTAACCTGTCCCCATCACAGCCAGTTTTGGTTCCCATTCCTTTTCTGATTACAGGTAAGCTTCAAGTAAAGTGATTTGCTTCCTCTCCTTAGAATATTCTAAAATTTCAGGCCAAAGGTGGCTCAGCTCTTGCTGGAAATTCCATTATGCCCTTGTTTATGATTTGACTTTAAAAAGGGGGAGGGAACGCCAGGGGTTCGGGATCAGGAACAGGAACCGGAAAAGGAAGAGGTTAAGAATGGGTTAAGGAAGGCGAAGGGGATGTGCAAATAAATTGGTTTCTGCCATAAAGGCATATAAAACCATTTATGGGAAGAGGTGACGGTGTGTCTGAGAGCAGAGAGTGTGCCTGAATTTGAATATGTATGTGCGAGTATTTATGGGGAGGTACTACCATCTAAAAACATTTCATAACCCTGCCCATAAAAAGCAACGATAATTGGGCGCCTAACTTGCTGTCGTCGCCAGGTAAGATCAAAGGATTCAGCCATTGTCCTCAACGACTTGGAACCACGtgaaaatttatgaatttttgtaCATTATgattcaaattaaataaaggtattgcaatgaaattaaaataacttttatacaaatttaaaacacAAGAATTTAAATACGAATTTCTTAGActttcaaaacattttttttttcttagttTAAATGACACGAAAATACGAGGGACTCTGGGAGAAAAATGATTGTGGGCAATCAAATGGGATGAGAACAGGCCCATAAAAACAGCATAAAACCGAGCATGCTAAAATATGTAACAAGCCGCAGAACAGCAACTACGAGCCAAATGGGTTAACACTCAGTTCTTCCACCTTGCCCGAGTGGCGTTCGACGGGTGCAGTGCTTTTTATCATCTTTTTGGCCCGCCGTCTTGGCCACAATTGGCATGTCGGTGTGCGGTTGCAGGCTGCATCCTGAGTTCTGCACTCCACATCCTGGAAATCCTGCCTGGACTGGTGCCGTGTGGGCCGCAAAAAGGCGGTGAAAAGATTACCACAAGCGAGCAAGCTCACGAGTTCACAAGCAGGTAAGACGAAGCCAAAAAGGTAACAACTGGCGCTGGTGCTGTGGTGGCTTGAAAATGACTTTGCCATGCAAACCAAATTGTTATCATTCAGTTTTATTGTGGTGCTCCAGAAAGTAGATAACTTTTTCGGTTTGAAAGTTTAGTGTAATTTGCATTTGAATCAGCAGAGTGTCGTCGAAGTTTCCCTTTCTCGAAATTGAAGCTTTGAATTTAAAGAATATATCTAAATCAAGGTATGTTTTTgatgatttaaaaatatttcccttTGAATTCCTAAGAATATCCCAATGATTACTCAAATATCTGTAAttgatttgtttgtttctttcaGATTGAATGAACCCGGAAATGCCTATCTTTGGGCCCGGTCAGGAATTTAAAAGGCGGCCCGAAATGATTTACACTTTACAGTTCAATGAACTGACCACTTTTCCGGCGCTGTAAGCCACATAAGCTACATAGGTGACGAAATCCAGACAAAAGCATTTCCCAGAGACACTTCAAGTGTAAATTTGATGGCCTCGAGCCGTCTGATATGTACAAGTGCAATCAAAGATAAATCGCCAAGCAACAATACGACAAAAtacattaaatatatataggcCAGGAGGCCACATGTAGCCAAACAATACATAAACCTACAGGATGGGGTGTGAGTGTGTGATTTTATCGCTTTCGTTACTGGAAATCAATTGAATCGAAGGGCGCTCACAAAGGAGAAACGAATGGATACGTTTGGCAGGCCAATCACCGAGTACGGATATGGGAAGTGAGAGCTTTGGTAGCAAACAAACGCCCGCCCGGCTACAATGGCGGTCATTAGGGCGCTTTAAGTTGGCAAGTAGCGGGAAAAGTCGGACTCCCCACCAGTCCGACCAGTGGCTGCCCTAGCTGACAAATTGCTGGCCAGACAACGACAAGGACTTCGATTTCTGATGCCGTCACCAAATCCAGCCGACTTTAAGTCTCAATGAACAccgaaatgaaataaaaaacaaactccCCAACAcccaaaaaaacataaaatcgAAAATGTATTTCAATCTATTGGGCCCAGTCCGTAGGTGGCCGAGAAAGGTGGCCAGAAAAACAGAGATTTATGGGCCCGTTCTTGTTAAATACTCTGTCAAACAAAAAGGTTTTAACTGATGGAAGGGAAATTGATACTTTTGGTGATGGGTTCGAAAAGCAACAGTTGAATAAATCACGGTGGAATAAACTGCCCCTAtaagctttatttttttaaacggGGGATGGTATTTATGAAGGGTTTCTCTTTCAATTTTAGTTTCGGGAATTGCTCTGCAAATATCTCATAAATTACCttgataaaaaagaaaagatttTGTTTACACATAATGAGATTTAAGAACTCTACTTTGAAATAATCTATTTCATGTACCAGTTGTCGGGGAGCTGCCTCTTGCCACTTGCTAACTTGGATTCTCACGGCTAAAGTGTATGTGACAAGAATATAAATTCATATTACAACAACTGTGCGGACAAATATAGCCAGAGCCACGCCCACACTCGGCAAGGGGTGGGCGGAAGTATAACGAGCTTCCACTGCCACACCTCCACACCCGTATACCACCATACCCCGCGTCTCTGTGCCCGAGAATGGGACTCTAATGTGACATTTATAAGTGGCGGGCGACGGATGGGCGACGTTGCATGTGCCACACACTGACGAGCTACAAGCTACGAGCTACGAAAATTACAAAGTGCATTTTTCATCATTCTCTCAGAAGGGCGAACAACTTGCACAACTATTTTTGAGATACTCATATCATGTTCCTGCTTTGGAACTTGAGTATGCGAAATTTGCGACATACTCTTGAAGTTCTGTGAGGCTGCAGGCTTTTGTCGGGACTTTTCTGAAGGATGAAGGATCTGCTGCAAAGCAGATTCTCAAGTTGATTAGATGGAAGTGAGGTGGCATACTATTCCCTTTCCTGATGTTACCTACTTTATGATTTTAATTACAAATAAATGCTGCAATAAAGTGGCAAGTAGGTCAAACCTTTCAAGCTACTACCCACTATCgcattatttaaaattgtgttttttcgttttatttatatttaaacagATTGAAAGTATTGATACATGGCATCAATGTGATCACATGAAAATAAAGCATCTAACGAATTTTGGTTTCTCGTTTCTTGCAACACATCATTAATGGTTTCGGCTAAATGTGCCACCCGGTTTGGTTCTATTGTACTTAAATTTATTCTCCCAGATTTtggaatgtatatatgtttGCGTTTTAGTTCTTGAATGTGAGGGCGTGACAGTCCCGAGTACATATAATGTCCTTTCTGAGCCTTCAAGTTTCTCCAATGCCCGGGGGTTTTCAGTTCGATAAGTTTGTCGGTCAGTTGTAACCGAATCTTTTGAATTCTCTTGTGCATTTCCAATAGATTTTCCGACCTAGAATTTTGATACTCTTAGAGACAAGAGATAAAGTTTAATAGAATCTTACCAATTGTTGCGCATTTCCCTGCAGTTGAGTACTTTAGCTACAATTCGACTGGACGAGACGGCTGAGCTATCGACATTCTTCTCTGATATTAGTTCTTCAAAgttttgtttagttttgttGTAATGCTCGGCATTCGCAAGCACAATCATTAGCTGTCCAATGGTATCATCTGTGGGTTAGAAATATAATTTGGAAATCCTTGAGATTTTAATACAACCCACTGTAGAGTCCGAAATTCTTGTCAAATGATTGGGCGCACAGGAAGTCCACGCCTGTCTCCGCAAAATGGCGGACTGGCCAGGCGTCTTGGTTGACGTCGCCGCTGGCCAATCCGGCTGCCTCCAGATGGATCACCGGAAGCATCTTCTTGCACTTGACAATGTGCCCGATCAGCTGCCACTCGTCGACAGAGGGATCCGTTCCGGTGGGATTGTGGGCGCAGCCGTCCAGGATGACAACTGCTCCCTCCGGGGCCGCCATCAGATCGGCCACCAGTCCGTAGATGTTCAGTTGTCCCTTAACGTCGCTGTAGTACTGGTAGCTCTGACAGTTGAATCCAGCTCTTCGAAATATGTTCCAGTATTCAGCATTACAAGGGCGCGCTAGGAGACAGACCTCCAGATTCAGTTTGCGGCGAAGAAATTTTGCAGCCAGCACCAGAGCCTCGTGGCTGCTCTTCGTCTGGATACCAATTACCCGATTCTGAACCTCGGCTGGCGAACTCTTGCCCAAGACCATCTCGGTAGTTGCCTGCAAGAATTCGAGATTTCCGAGTGGCGGGAGCGGTTCACGTGACAGGGAATCATCACAACAGAGGATTATCTCCGCCCTTCGAATCGTTGAAAAGACATTCGGTCGCCCCAGCTCGTTTCGGAAGATATCCGGGGCAAGGTTAAGCTTCTCTGTGGATCCATCTAGCCGGTATTCTTGTTCCAGGATCTCTGACTCGGAGGGCTGGACGGCCTTCAGACAAGCGAAAGGCGCGAACTTCGTACTACTGCGGCTGGAAAATTGGCTAAAAGTCAGGGGCAAAAGAGTTTGGCCGAGACCTAAGATCACACTCATCGTCGATGACAAAAGACTAAAAAAGACGAGAATTTCGAATTTTGAGCACAAATATTAGGTACGTGTAAGGGGAAAAGGGCTACTAAGGCATCTTaatgttttttataaaaaacaagaaaggatgGAAGTTGTCAAAGATACAGCTTTCGGTAGAGCCATATTATTTCTCCATGCATGAAGATCTGGGGATcttaagaaaaaatctaaagaatattttgttcttggattttgatgcagaattgaggggaatctatctacaaatcgtttaaggtattccgctcaagaatcggatggaaattggccaagatatagccatcgctgggggccatattgtccctcCATGCATCTTTCAGAACTTCGAAGGGGGTCTAAAatgtgacaaaaaatctaaaaaatttgTCGTtcttggattttgatgcagaattgaggagaatctatctacaaatcgtttaaggtattacATTTAAGAATcgaatggaaattggccaagatatagccatcgctgggggccatattgtccttccatgcattttccaGATCTtagaaggggatcccccacaaaaagtgacaaaaaatctaaaaaatatttcgtctttggattttgatgcagaattaaggagaatctatctacaaatcgtttaaggtattccgctcaagaatcggatggaaattggccaagatataggcATCGCTGGGGCATTACTGATTACTAATCAGTGATCAGCCGAAATTGAAACAATTTTGGTCTCTCTTCTAAATATAGGTTTAACTTTTATTATAATACATTATTTCAAATTATTTCTAATCTAAATCCATTGAGATCTTCGTTAACTTAACAACAAGAATAGATCAATCATTATTGAAGGTATTCCACTTGATTAGTTCTCTCCCGATTGGAAATggataatataaattattgcaaGCCTCTTGAGTAATATCTTGCTTGTTAATATAATTTGGAACTTCCAATTTCAATATGGGATGCAGTGTTTCAGCTCCTTTCTCCTTTTTTATTAAGACTATGGCTTCTTGAAAAAAGTTAGGCTGGACTTTTCCTGCCGCCAATCGAAGAAGCTTCAGATTTTTGCAGCTTGCAATGATTTTCAGAAGGCTATTGGTTACGTCCACGGCACAGGACATCCACACGCAAAGCTCCTCCAGATTGACAAGATCGGCTATTAGCTCCAAGGACTCGGTGGTAAAGAAAAAGCACTTCAGGTGGGTCAAACTCCGGATTCGGGGTAGCTGACTGGCTTCTGAGAGAGTGAGACTTCCTCCGTCAATGGAGAGATGGGTCAGCTGCGAATGTGTGGCCAGATCGGAGAGAAGCGGCTCAAAGGAGCCACTCCTGCGGATACCAAAGTGGTAGAGTTCTCGGAGCCTGGGAAGTCTGGCCAGTGGCTTGTAGGTCGAGGCTTCTGCTGTCATGCCAAACTTGAGAACTTCTAGTTCCTTACAGTGTGGCACAATGTCTCCTATGCTCCCCTGGACACATGAGTATCCGAGATGCAGAACCTTGAGGTTGGTGTTGTACTTGCAGCACTTGACCAAAGTTGCAACAGGGACTTTGGGAACTAAAAGGGTCAGGCTTTCTAGGTATTGGAGTTGTGACAAGTGGTTCAGAACACAATCTGTTGGatcaaatgaaaattaaatatttttaaatgataAATAAAAGCCACGTATATGTATGATGAAATTATTATATGATAAGGTGTACGAAATTCTTACCATCTCTTGCTACGATCTGCAGACTTTTCAGGTCCGACAGTTGTCTGATGGGATCTAGAATTTGGTAAAACAATCTTTTGATCGGTGTGACAAGATCTTTCAGTTGTTTTATCGATAAATGCTCCAACCGAACCATTCCCGCCAAAGAATGGCACAGGATTTGAAAACTGTTTTTCGGTGCTATGAAACCATAGTTTCTAAAATATTTGTTCGTATCGAAATGATCCAGATCGATGGTTAGGGATTTCACCATTTTGCAACAGATGCAGAACTGTATTAGCTCCTGACGTGGACTTGCCGCAATTAGGGTGTATTCACTGTACTTGCTTCCGTACTTATCGACAAAAACATTTCGAAATCTTTGGGATACTTGCGCGAGACTAATCCGATCTTCGGTGggtaaaaaatcaaaaatataatagagaCTGTCGTCGCAGAGATCTATAAGATTTTTGCTACTCATTTTGCTACGGCGACCGAATCTAAACTGAACCAAAATTGCAACGGAATTGAATGTTATGAGTaactttatattattattcttCAGATAAGATACGTAGTCGTAGGTTATTGGTCGGCAAACCAGTTCATCGAGTAGTCGTGGGAACTGACCTATCACAATGCTGTTTTTTAAGCAGCTTAAAGCTACAAGAAAAAGCTCTGCGGGGAGGTTCTAGTCTCGAATCTGTAAAatagtattttaaaaaagaattttgctaaaaattcttaaaatatttcactgttaaatttttattcaaaaaaagtACTAATATATCAAAGCGGTAACAATTCCCTCCTCGAAGGTACATCCACTTCACAGTGAGCCATCTTATCAGTTAAAGATGTTCAGTCTGAAGAATATGTATCTTCCTGCAGGGAGGACAGTTGATGATTCGTTACTTGTTGGCCGAAATGAGTGTCTGCTTGCTTCTAGCTTTCTCTGTCCAGGTAGAAGATCTTGTAAATGACATCAAACGGTGGCGGCACATGCCGGATGCTCAAATTTTTAACCGTTCGGCCGTGGACGACACATTCCCGACTGGGTTCCAGATTTTTAGGCTTGGTTTCCAGATTGTGTTTGTGCTTGTGTGCCAGTTGGAATCGCACCCGTTTCCTTTGATCGAGAGGATCCATTGCAACATCAACTGGATGTGGTAGTTCCGCCGGGCAATTGACCTGGTTGTCCTTACTGCTGCCCTCGGCAGGAACTTCATTTGGGACAAGGCCAATGGTTTTCTCCGATGACATGTCGATGGTGACTTTTTCCAAGGTAACACCATCCTCTCTTAAAATGGGCGCAAACAATTGTGGCTCCAGACCCGGATGCTCCACAAGGACCACTCTTTGGCCCATCAGCAGCTTTAATGAAAATTTGGACGCACTGCCCTGACCGCAGTGCATTTTACCCTCGATTTTAATTCGGATTCAGTTCGATAAAACATGAAATTTTCAACACActtttcaggttttgatgctaGATTCTAGGCCGGGCTAGGTTTTATGTCTTTCGACTGGTTAGCCGGTATATCGTTTTACCACCTCAGCGCTTTCCAGCAGACTGCTGATCTCCGGCTCCGGCGTACTTGGGCTGGTAGCGGCGTTTTCTACGCGTCTTGACCTGCTTCTCCGATTCATGAGTATTTGTATCCGTACTGTTATTGTGGAAAAAAAATTGACTAGGATTGAAGAACAATTGATCCCTTTTCGACAAATGGTCTTGATGCGGATAGTTTGGGGGCAGGGCCTGGGGTTGGTTCAGTGCCCCATTTGGCGTGAGTTGTGGTCGGGACTTGAGGCGGGAGCACTGGATTAGTTCATTGGCGGTAACGCGTTTCATGGCAATGAATTGGCCAGAAAGATATGGCAGAAATATTTCCGATTCGTGACCACTAGACTCCACGAGGACCACTTTTTCGTTGGATATTAACTTGAGGGTAAATTGAAGGGGTCTCGCATGATCGCTACCttctccaccaccacctccgccTCCGCTGGCTCCAGAGTAGGTAGAACTTCCACGTCCGCCTCCGGGCGGAGGACTCTCACCCATAGGAGCCAAGCCCGCCGTTGCCGTAGTTAGCCTGGGACGTTGATTAGGATGACTAGCGATAGGATGGCTGGACGGCAGCTGCCCCTGGTTGGGGACATCCTCGCCAGCATCGTATCTGGCATTAGGCCTTCGGTTGCGGATGATGTTCCTCAGAGCGAAGCGCTCATTGTACAATTGGGGCAGAAAAATCTCCGTCTCGTGGCCTATCGCCTGTACAAGAACGACGTTATTGTCCGACAGTAGCTGAATACGAAAATTTGTCATATTGTCCTCAAAAATGTGTGGCAAGCATATGGATTATCGGAAATTTCCAAATCACTGTCCTGATTTTTCTTTGCAGTGTGTGTTTTAAAAGTGTTTTTATtcattctttgtttttttggctttCAATTGATGGATCACTCCAGGAAGGTGTATTTCCGTTCTGGCAATAACGAAAGTGTTCGTTCTCATTTATTACTCATTTTTTTGACTCATGGCTTATGAGTCATGGGTTTTCAGTACTGCAGAGTTTACACTgatatgaaaaaataatttaaaaaatgtttaatagtttttattttgacaatgatatttttatttgttttataatattattatttaaccaAAAATATGTACACATGtattgtttggtcattgagatttttcaatgacttttatccaaaataataacaaaatagttatttgtttcacacgttataaaaatgtctttttatttttgcatatgaaatggagacagaaagctccgatttatgatgcgtatgcactgagataaagagtacaagtagacccgccttttagcatagggcgggcgaaagctcgttaacttaatgacaacaataaaataaagccgagcggccgagaagagtcggcttgcgactaacaaaagatataagaaaaatgattatatgctaagctataattattacatatatatatattttacatttatattaaatttatgcagtggctgttgcctgacccgacatactccccccagttgaggcttgtccttcaacttcatccttaaggggcaataggcaaagcttggtcactgcgcgcttggtagttccagaagcggttctaagCACCGCCACTCGAGGCACTCCATCCTGACCAGGAACTAGATCCAGTattctagccaacggccacttcatggggggtaggttctcgtccttgactagcaccacatcgttaatcgccaaggcagggccggaagcgcgccatttggagcgctgctgaagaaggcttaaatactcctccttccatcgggACCAGAAAGACTGCTGCAGGAAAGACACACGCTGCCAGCTGTCCAGACGGTTATaattcagctttgtgacatcaggctcgataaaactgactgacggaccaccagttaaaaagtgggatggcgttagaacatcaaggtctgcaggatcctctgaaagagacaataaaggccgtgagtttatgacagcaccaatgtgacaaaccagagttcgcagctcgtcaaatccaagaactgaggatccaacagcccggtaaaaatgatgctttgcagttttgacagccgcttcccagagtccaccaaaatgcggagatcgaggaggaataaaatgccactcgatggactcaatcgcgcaaaactccagaagcgctcgttgatgctcatcgcttataaagagttggagcagctcctttagctcgtttttagctccaacaaaatttgtcgcattgtcagaccaaatgtgatgaggctttcggcgagtgcatataaaccgttttaaagcatgtaaaaacgcagatgtggatagatcctttacaagctctaagtgcacggctttagtagcaaagcaaataaaaac of the Drosophila ananassae strain 14024-0371.13 chromosome 2R, ASM1763931v2, whole genome shotgun sequence genome contains:
- the LOC6493546 gene encoding aspartate aminotransferase, cytoplasmic isozyme 1, with protein sequence MSVILGLGQTLLPLTFSQFSSRSSTKFAPFACLKAVQPSESEILEQEYRLDGSTEKLNLAPDIFRNELGRPNVFSTIRRAEIILCCDDSLSREPLPPLGNLEFLQATTEMVLGKSSPAEVQNRVIGIQTKSSHEALVLAAKFLRRKLNLEVCLLARPCNAEYWNIFRRAGFNCQSYQYYSDVKGQLNIYGLVADLMAAPEGAVVILDGCAHNPTGTDPSVDEWQLIGHIVKCKKMLPVIHLEAAGLASGDVNQDAWPVRHFAETGVDFLCAQSFDKNFGLYNDTIGQLMIVLANAEHYNKTKQNFEELISEKNVDSSAVSSSRIVAKVLNCREMRNNWSENLLEMHKRIQKIRLQLTDKLIELKTPGHWRNLKAQKGHYMYSGLSRPHIQELKRKHIYIPKSGRINLSTIEPNRVAHLAETINDVLQETRNQNSLDALFSCDHIDAMYQYFQSV
- the LOC26514014 gene encoding uncharacterized protein LOC26514014, which translates into the protein MSSKNLIDLCDDSLYYIFDFLPTEDRISLAQVSQRFRNVFVDKYGSKYSEYTLIAASPRQELIQFCICCKMVKSLTIDLDHFDTNKYFRNYGFIAPKNSFQILCHSLAGMVRLEHLSIKQLKDLVTPIKRLFYQILDPIRQLSDLKSLQIVARDDCVLNHLSQLQYLESLTLLVPKVPVATLVKCCKYNTNLKVLHLGYSCVQGSIGDIVPHCKELEVLKFGMTAEASTYKPLARLPRLRELYHFGIRRSGSFEPLLSDLATHSQLTHLSIDGGSLTLSEASQLPRIRSLTHLKCFFFTTESLELIADLVNLEELCVWMSCAVDVTNSLLKIIASCKNLKLLRLAAGKVQPNFFQEAIVLIKKEKGAETLHPILKLEVPNYINKQDITQEACNNLYYPFPIGRELIKWNTFNND
- the LOC6493544 gene encoding uncharacterized protein LOC6493544, coding for MTNFRIQLLSDNNVVLVQAIGHETEIFLPQLYNERFALRNIIRNRRPNARYDAGEDVPNQGQLPSSHPIASHPNQRPRLTTATAGLAPMGESPPPGGGRGSSTYSGASGGGGGGGEGSDHARPLQFTLKLISNEKVVLVESSGHESEIFLPYLSGQFIAMKRVTANELIQCSRLKSRPQLTPNGALNQPQALPPNYPHQDHLSKRDQLFFNPSQFFFHNNSTDTNTHESEKQVKTRRKRRYQPKYAGAGDQQSAGKR